In Luteitalea sp., the genomic window TACGTTGGGCGACGTCTTTGGTTTTGACTTCCCCACCTGGACCGTGGGCGTCAGTCTGAGCTATCCCCTTGGGCGTAGCAGTCAGGACGTGAGCCTCGCACGGGCACAATTGCAACAGCGACAGGCACAGCTCGAGATCCGCAATCTCGAGCGCAACATTCGCCAGGAGATCATCAACCTTGGCCGCCAAGTGAACACCAACACCAGGCTGGTGCAGTCAACCCGCGTGGCGCGCGAGCTTGCAGAAAGGAACCTCGAGGCGGCACAAAAGAGATTTGCCGTGGGTCTCATCAACCAGTTCGAGGTTATTCAACGGCAGCGCGATCTGTCAGGCGCGCAATTCGACGAGTTGGAGGCCATGATCACATATGCCAAGTCGCTCGTAGACTTCGAGGCTGCACAGGAGGGGGCCATTTTCGGCGGCGGCGGTGTCACCAGCGCCTCGCCGGGTAGCGGGAGCGTTGGAGGAAACCTCGGAGGCGGAACCGGCAGCACGGGCGGCAACGGCAACTTCACGGGCAATGGCGTCCCGCAGTAGTCAAGCCAGGTTCATCGTCGCCCGAGGTGCGACCTGAAAGTGCCTGATCGTCCGCCAAGCGTTCGTTGTGCGAAAGGAAATGTAGGGCGCGCTCGCCGACTCGTCCGCCGTAGCGCGGAGCGCGAAGGCGCGAGCGCGCCGTCACGGCCGCTTCGGCGAGGTGGCCCTCCCTAGTCATACCAAGGTGTCGTCAATTTACACCGTCTTTATTGATTTCGTCGTCAATTTACACCGTGTTTATTGGTTCTCTAGCGCCAATGTCGCCCCGTATTTATCGGTCACCTTGTCACAGATGGGCGCCGAAGCGCTCGGTCCAGGCCGCGACCTAGTGGGCTAGTCTTGTGTCGCGACGACACACCTGCAGCCACCGCTCGGCGGAATGGTCGGCTTAAACTGTCCCGGTGCCGAAGCTGACGGTTACGGTCATCACGCTCAACGAGGGGCACCAGCTCGCAGGTGCCCTCGAATCGGTGGTCGATTGGGTAGACGAGATCGTTGTCGTCGATGGCGGCAGCACCGATGACACGGTCGAGGTCGCTCGCCGCTACACCGACCGCGTGCTGTGCCGTGACTGGCCCGGGTTCGGTCCGCAGAAGAACCGCGCTGCCTCGCTGGCAACGAACGACTGGATTCTGACGCTCGACTCCGACGAGCGCGTGACGCCGGCCCTGGCAGCGTCCATCCAAGCAACCCTCGCGGGAGAGCCCAGCGCAGTCGCATACCGGATGCGGCGTCTCAGTTGGCACCTTGGGCGTTGGATACACTCCACTGACTGGTATCCGGACTATCAGACCCGTTTGTACGACCGCCGGCGTGCGCGCTGGGTGGATCGCAAGGTTCACGAAGGCCTGATTACGAATGGGCCGGTGGCCCTGCTCTCCGGAGAGCTTCGCCACTACCCGTATCGCAGTATCAGCGACCATCTGTCCACCATCGATCGCTACACGACGCTGTGGGCCGAACAGTCGCTGGTCGATGGGCACCGCGCCCGCTTGCGCGATCTCGTCCTGCGTCCGCCGGCTGCGTTTCTGCGAAATTACCTCCTTCGACACGGCTTCAGGGATGGCCGCGCTGGTCTCGTGATCTCACTGATGAACACCTGGTACGTGGTGCTGAAATTCGCGAAGCTTTGGGAGCTTCAGGCCCCCGACGTTCAATGTCCTATGCCTAGTCCTCATCCCCGTAAGGCGAACATCCAAGGGAAAGAGTGACAATCGCGCTTAGTGGCCTGTATCTAGCACTAGATGGTGTCGCTGCACATTGACACGGCGCGGACCTGGCGGGGCGGCCAGAATCAAGCGCTCCTCACCGTGCTCGGCTTGCGCGCGCTCGATCATCGCACCGTGCTCGTCGCGCATCCGGACGGCGAGCTGCGGCGGCGTGCATCGGAAGGGCCAGACCTGATTCCGCTTGCGCCGCGCGCCGAAGCAGATTTCGCCACCGGGTGGCGCCTCGCCAGAGTGCTGAAGGATGTGCGGCCCGCCATCGTGCATGCGCACGATCCCCACGGGGTGGCCGCAGCCGCTCTCGCGCTGTCGTTTCACCGCGCAACGCCGGCGCCGGCCTTGGTCGTATCGCGCCGCGTCGACTTCCTGTTGAAGCAGAACACGTTCTCGCGATGGAAACATCGCCAGGTACGTCTTTTCATCTGCGCGTCGGAGGCCATTCGGCAGCTCCTGATTGAACAAGGCGTTCCGGAAGCGCGCTGCGTGACCGTGCACGAGGGCGTCGACCTCGACCATATCGCCGCCCGAGAGCCACGGTCGCTCCATGAAGAGCTCTGGCTGCCGCGAGGCGCGCCGGTCGTCCTGAACGTCGCGGCACTCACCGCGCACAAAGGCCAGCGGTACTTCATCGACGCCGCGGCGCGCGTGCTCCGTCAGTTACCAGACGTCCGATTCGTCATCCTCGGTGAAGGCGAGCTCCGCTCTTCGCTCGAGCGCCAGACCCGCGAGCTCGGCCTCGAGCGTCACGTGCTCCTGCCGGGCTTTCGGCCGGATGTCCTGTCGCTGCTCAAGACCTGCGACCTGTTCGTCATGAGCTCGGTCATGGAAGGACTCGGTACGTCGCTGCTCGACGCGATGGCCTGCGCCAAGCCAATTGTTGCGACCGACGTCGGCGGCATTCCAGAGGTGGTGGTCGATGGCGAGACGGGCTTGCTCGTCCCTCCGCGCGACGGCGACGCCCTCGCGCGCGCGATTGTCGCGCTCCTCACCGACGAGCCGCTGGCGCGACAGGTTGCATCCGGGGGTTATGAGCGCGTGAGACGGCGCTTCTCCGCCGAGCGTATGGTTCTCGAAACGCTGGAGGTGTATCGGCAGGTGCTCAGGTCGGGGTCAAGTTAGCAGGTCCTCCAAACGCATCGTATCCGGATCGAGCACTACTCCGGTCGGCAGAATGCACGCAACGGACACTGTCGGTTGCTTCCACTCGTTCCAAACCCACACGCGCCCATCATGCCGAGGTGGCACAGAGAAAAGTCGTATCGGACAGGATCATCGGGATCGAACCGGCGCAAGGAGGCGGTGATCTCCGCCGCCATGCGCCAGCCGGCGCTGCGGTACCGTGTGAGGCCGAGGCACCGACCGACGCGGATGACGTGCGTGTCGAGCGGCACGACGAGCTGTGCGGGCCGAATCATCGTCCAACCACCGGGATCGACGGCGTCGGAGCGCACCATCCAGCGGAGAAAGAGGTTCAACCGCTTGCACCCGCTCCCAGAGGAGGGGCGCGGGAAGAAGAAGTGCACGCCCGGCCGCCGCGGCAGGGGCCTGCCGTACGCCTGGCGTACGTCCACGCCGCAAGCGCGAGCCGAGAAACGCTCCACGGTCTCGCTGACGTCCGGCGCGCCTGAATCGTGTCCGTCCGCCACGTAACGCTCGATACTGCCGGCGCGCTCGATCATGTGGCGGAGCACGAGCATCAGAGCCACCAGATCCTCGGCGCGCGTCCAGCGATGCCCGAGCCCGGCAAACGTGTCCGTGAGCTCGGATAGCGCAAACGATCGCACGAAGGCCGCCGGCGATGGTCCCATCAACGTGAGCAGGCGCTCGACCGAGGCCAGCACGCTCGCGACGCGCCCAAACGCGAGCGCTGATGCGACAAACGCTACGATCTCGCGGTCCGCAATTTCACGGTACCGATGGACGAACTGCACCGGGTCGGCCGCTGCGTCCTCTCGATTGAACGCTTCGTACAGATCGTCGAGCTCCGGCTTGAGAGAGCTGTGGCGCATTCCGGACTGTTCGTGGGTTAGAAGCTCGTTAGAGGGATGCGGGCACGGCACATCGGACACTGATCCGCCGGGTAGTTCTCTGGCGCGCCGTACTCGACCAGCGAGATGTTTGGCACACCAAGGTCGACAACCGCTTCCATGCGATCGCAGATCTCGACGCAGGCGATCACGTCACCCCCGGCGTCGCGCACGAGCGTCATGCACCGCTCGAACGTCTTGCCCGTGTTCCGCACATCGTCAGCCAGGATCACCCGCCGTCCAGCAACGGTGCTGGCATAGAAGGGCCGCAGGCGGAGGCCTCCATGCGGATCGTGCGTGAACGGCGCAAAGCGCAACGACGGGTGCGAGAGGCTGCGTTGGCCGTCGAGCAGTCCGGCCAGCGTGTGGGCGAGCAACGCACCGCCCGTCGCGGGTCCGGCAACCACCTCGACCCGCATCTTGAGCTCATAAGGCATCAGTTCCAGGAGATCCTGCGCGAGGCGCCAGATGGTCGACGGATGCTGGAAGAGACGGTGCGGATTGACATACACGCGGCCGTGGTAGCCGTTGCCATAGTCGAAATGGCCGTCGAGCATCAGGACCTCCGACTGGCGGAGCTCCTGCATCGCGCTGCGGCGCACCTCTTCGGCTCTGGCGAGTGTCATGCAGACCGGTCAAATGAACCGTATCGTTGAACGACGGTAGGGCCGCCTCGCCGAGGCGGCCGTTAGCGACCAGGCACGTTCGGCGAACGTGCTTTCCTCAGTTCCCGCCACGCCGTCAGCGACGGAGTGTCGTCATTGCAGTACACGAGGCGGCCGCCTACGAACGTCGCGCCGACGCCGCCTCGTAAGCGCCATCCGCCAAACGGCGTGTTCTTGGACTTCGACCGGAGCTTCTTCTTGTCGATGGTCACGTCAAGATCTGGCAGCAGCACGGTGATGTCGGCAGGCCGTCCGATGGTTAGCGATCCGCCCGTGACCTTGAGGAGGCGCGCCGGGTTCACCGAGAGCAGCTCGACGAAGCGGCCGATCGAGATGACACCAGCATGCACGAGCCTGTCGAGGACCAACGGCACACAGGTCTCCAGTCCAACGATCCCGAACGGCGCGTGGTCGAACTCCACAGCCTTTTCATCGGCGTGATGCGGCGCGTGGTCTGTGGCAATCACATCGACCGCACCATCGCGCAGGCCCTCCATCAGCGCATCACGGTCGGCCGCCTCCCTGAGCGGCGGGTTCATCTTGGTGTTCGTGTCGTAGTCACCCAGCGCCTCGTCTGTGAGCGTCAAATGGTGCGGCGTCACCTCGCACGTCACACGGATGCCGCGCGCCTTACCGTCACGCACGGCTCTCAAGGACCCTCGCGTGCTCAGATGCGCAATATGCACCGGCGCCTTCGTCAGCCCGGCCAGCGTCACATCGCGCTGGACCATCAACTCCTCCGCCTCACCCGGTATCCCGCGAAGCCCGAGCACGCTGGCGTGGTATCCCTCGTGCGCGACACCGTCCCCCTTCAGCGTTTGGTCCTCGCAGTGATCGATGACCAACAGCCCCAGCATGTCCGCGTACTCCAGCGCGCGCCGCATCAGCAGCGCCGTGGCCACGGGGTGACCGTCATCGGAGACCGCCACACAACCGGCGTCTCTGAGCTCCCCCAGCTCGGCGAGCTGCTCGCCGTGCTGTCCAACGGAGACGGCGCCAATGGGATACACGCGCGCGCGATTCGCCTGGGCGGACCGTTCCAGGATCAGCTCGGTCACGCTGGCGTTGTCGTTGACAGGCGACGTGTTCGGCATACATGCCACAGCGGTGAAGCCGCCCGCCACCGCCGACGCCACACCGCTCGCCACATCTTCCTTGTGCTCCTGCCCCGGCTCTCGCAGGTGCACGTGCATATCAATCAGCCCCGGGCAGACGATGGCCCCTTCCGGCACGTCGAGAATCGCCGCGTCCCGATCGACCGCTATGTCGCGATCGATCCGAGCCACGACGTCGCCTTCAATCAGTACGTCGTAGATACCGTCACGATCGCTTACCGGATCTACCAGACGACCGCCTTTCAACAACAGTTTCATGTCTGTAGTGTCTACGAAGGGCCTTCGCTGCCGCCTGTCAGCAGATAGAGCACGGCCATCCGCACCGCCACGCCGTTGGCGACCTGCTCGAGGATGACGGAGTACGGACCGTCGGCCACATCGGAATCGATCTCGACTCCGCGGTTGATCGGCCCTGGGTGCATGATGATGACGTCGGGCTTGGCGCGCTGCAGCCGTGCAGCTGTCAAGCCGAACAATCGATAGTACTCGCGGATCGACGGAAAGAAGTGGCCCTGCATCCGCTCCAGCTGGATGCGCAGCATCATGACGACATCCGCATCCTGTACCGCCTCGTCGATGGACGAGGTGGCCGTCGCACCCATGCGGTCGAGGCCCACGGGTCGAAGCGTCGTCGGCGCGCACGCAACCACCTGCGCGCCGAGCTTGTTCAGCAGCAAGAGATTCGACCTCAGGACGCGGCTGTGGAGCAGGTCACCCACGATGGCAACCTTCAGTCCTGCGAAGCCTCCCTTGTGCTGGCGGATTGTGAAGCCATCCAGGAGCGCTTGCGTCGGGTGCTCGTGCGTCCCGTCCCCCGCGTTCACGACACGCGCCCGGCAGATACGCGCGAGCAGATGGCAGGCGCCGGACGAGGGGTGGCGCATCACGATCGCGTCCGGCGCCATGGCTTCGAGGTTCCGGACGGTGTCGGCGAGCGTCTCCCCTTTGACAACGCTGGAAGTGGAGGCGGCAATGTTGAGCGTGTCGGCGCTCAAGCGCTTCTCCGCAATCTCGAAGGAGGTGCGCGTCCGTGTGCTCGGTTCGAAGAAGAGATTGACGACCGTCTTGCCGCGCAGTGTGGGCACCTTCTTGATCTGCCGCTCGCCCACCTCCTTCATCGCCTCGGCGGTGTCCAGGATCAGACGGATCTCTTCCGCCGAGAGCTCCGCAATCCCGAGCAAATGACGGTTCTCGAGCGCCGTCACGGTCGGCGTTCGTGGGCCCTCGGCTGATCCCTGATCCCTGACCCCTACTGATCCCTGCCCCGTGCCCCCTGACCCCTTCATGAGGAGCTCGCCTCCTCCTCCAAGACCACTTCATCGACGCCATCGATCTCGGCGAGCCGCACCTGGACACTCTCTTTGAGCGACGTCGGCAGATTCTTACCGACGTAGTCCGCCTTGATGGGCAGCTCGCGGTGGCCGCGATCGATGAACACGAGCAGTTGGATGGTGCGAGGCCGGCCGAAATCGATGAGCGCGTCCAACGCGGCGCGCACCGTTCGCCCCGTATACAGCACGTCATCGACCAGGATGATGCGGTGGTCGTCGATGGGGAATGGGATGTCCGTCGGGCCAACCACCGGCTGCGGGCCGACCTGATGGCGCATGAGATCGTCGCGGTACAGCGTGATGTCAAGGGAGCCCACCGGCACTTGGTGGCTCGTCAGCTCGCCGATGGCCGTCACGATTCGCTGCGCAAGCGGGACGCCGCGTGTGCGAATGCCAACAAACGCGACATCGTCGAGACCGCGGTTGCGCTCGAGGACCTCATGCGCAATGCGCGCGAGCGTACGCCCCATCCGTGCCGCATCAATCACGACCGGCACGGTACCCTCAGATGCGCCAAGCTATTGCGCAAAGAAGATCGCTCGGGGATTCTTGGTGCCGCAGACGACGGCAGGCGGGGAGTGTCGGTCATGGATACCTCTTCGCAGCCTCGCGGGGCCACACTTAAAGAGTCGTGCAATCTTAGTGACGGGATGATGCCGGTGTCAATCAGAACCAGCAGGCGACGCCCGACCTTTAGGTCGGGCTGTACGTCGGCACGAATACCACCGGACGCTCTGCTGTGAAGCTCGATTTGAACAGATCAGTGCGCGCAAAGCCGTCCATGTCACGGGCAACCGGCAAGCCCAGGAAGTACAGCAACGTCGGGAGCACGTCCACCGCAGAGCCGCGGTGCGGGCGGCTGGGACGAACCGGCTGGCCATAGGCGAGAAGGAACCCGTCGGGCGACTGCTCGTGGACACTCAGGCTACCCGCTTC contains:
- a CDS encoding amidohydrolase family protein, giving the protein MKLLLKGGRLVDPVSDRDGIYDVLIEGDVVARIDRDIAVDRDAAILDVPEGAIVCPGLIDMHVHLREPGQEHKEDVASGVASAVAGGFTAVACMPNTSPVNDNASVTELILERSAQANRARVYPIGAVSVGQHGEQLAELGELRDAGCVAVSDDGHPVATALLMRRALEYADMLGLLVIDHCEDQTLKGDGVAHEGYHASVLGLRGIPGEAEELMVQRDVTLAGLTKAPVHIAHLSTRGSLRAVRDGKARGIRVTCEVTPHHLTLTDEALGDYDTNTKMNPPLREAADRDALMEGLRDGAVDVIATDHAPHHADEKAVEFDHAPFGIVGLETCVPLVLDRLVHAGVISIGRFVELLSVNPARLLKVTGGSLTIGRPADITVLLPDLDVTIDKKKLRSKSKNTPFGGWRLRGGVGATFVGGRLVYCNDDTPSLTAWRELRKARSPNVPGR
- the pyrR gene encoding bifunctional pyr operon transcriptional regulator/uracil phosphoribosyltransferase PyrR, producing MGRTLARIAHEVLERNRGLDDVAFVGIRTRGVPLAQRIVTAIGELTSHQVPVGSLDITLYRDDLMRHQVGPQPVVGPTDIPFPIDDHRIILVDDVLYTGRTVRAALDALIDFGRPRTIQLLVFIDRGHRELPIKADYVGKNLPTSLKESVQVRLAEIDGVDEVVLEEEASSS
- a CDS encoding glycosyltransferase — translated: MVSLHIDTARTWRGGQNQALLTVLGLRALDHRTVLVAHPDGELRRRASEGPDLIPLAPRAEADFATGWRLARVLKDVRPAIVHAHDPHGVAAAALALSFHRATPAPALVVSRRVDFLLKQNTFSRWKHRQVRLFICASEAIRQLLIEQGVPEARCVTVHEGVDLDHIAAREPRSLHEELWLPRGAPVVLNVAALTAHKGQRYFIDAAARVLRQLPDVRFVILGEGELRSSLERQTRELGLERHVLLPGFRPDVLSLLKTCDLFVMSSVMEGLGTSLLDAMACAKPIVATDVGGIPEVVVDGETGLLVPPRDGDALARAIVALLTDEPLARQVASGGYERVRRRFSAERMVLETLEVYRQVLRSGSS
- a CDS encoding glycosyltransferase, whose protein sequence is MPKLTVTVITLNEGHQLAGALESVVDWVDEIVVVDGGSTDDTVEVARRYTDRVLCRDWPGFGPQKNRAASLATNDWILTLDSDERVTPALAASIQATLAGEPSAVAYRMRRLSWHLGRWIHSTDWYPDYQTRLYDRRRARWVDRKVHEGLITNGPVALLSGELRHYPYRSISDHLSTIDRYTTLWAEQSLVDGHRARLRDLVLRPPAAFLRNYLLRHGFRDGRAGLVISLMNTWYVVLKFAKLWELQAPDVQCPMPSPHPRKANIQGKE
- a CDS encoding aspartate carbamoyltransferase catalytic subunit, with the translated sequence MKGSGGTGQGSVGVRDQGSAEGPRTPTVTALENRHLLGIAELSAEEIRLILDTAEAMKEVGERQIKKVPTLRGKTVVNLFFEPSTRTRTSFEIAEKRLSADTLNIAASTSSVVKGETLADTVRNLEAMAPDAIVMRHPSSGACHLLARICRARVVNAGDGTHEHPTQALLDGFTIRQHKGGFAGLKVAIVGDLLHSRVLRSNLLLLNKLGAQVVACAPTTLRPVGLDRMGATATSSIDEAVQDADVVMMLRIQLERMQGHFFPSIREYYRLFGLTAARLQRAKPDVIIMHPGPINRGVEIDSDVADGPYSVILEQVANGVAVRMAVLYLLTGGSEGPS
- a CDS encoding TIGR02757 family protein, whose protein sequence is MRHSSLKPELDDLYEAFNREDAAADPVQFVHRYREIADREIVAFVASALAFGRVASVLASVERLLTLMGPSPAAFVRSFALSELTDTFAGLGHRWTRAEDLVALMLVLRHMIERAGSIERYVADGHDSGAPDVSETVERFSARACGVDVRQAYGRPLPRRPGVHFFFPRPSSGSGCKRLNLFLRWMVRSDAVDPGGWTMIRPAQLVVPLDTHVIRVGRCLGLTRYRSAGWRMAAEITASLRRFDPDDPVRYDFSLCHLGMMGACGFGTSGSNRQCPLRAFCRPE